TAGCTGCAATGTAGTTATTTAACTATAATAGTGAGAAAACGGGAAGCGAAATCCTATTCATTTTCATTCAGCATATTGAACTTTTTTGCAAGATCAATGACGTTGGTCACGCCCATTTTACGCAAAATTCTCATGCGGTGCGTACTTACGGTAGATGTATGAAGATTTAGTACAGCGGCTATCTCCGCAACGAACATACCGGAAACGAACATTTGAGCAATTTCTCGTTCCCGCACAGAGAGCTCACCGGAAAATTCGGTCCTTCCCTTTCCGGTCCTCATAAACATCCGGAAACTTTCCTCCCGCAATTCCTCGCTGAGATACACCCGCTGATGGTACAGAATCCCTTCTACCGCTTTTTTGAACTCGGATTCGGGCGCATCCTTCGTGATATAACCGCGGGCGCCTGCTTTAATAAATGCTAATGCGTACAACTTTTCGTCATAATATGACAATATCAGCACCGGTAGTCCGGGCTTTTTCTTATTGAATGTCTCAACCATTTTCACGCTGTTGCCGCCAGGCATCGAAATGTCCAGAATGGCCAGGTCGAAGTCAACGGAATCCGCTGCATGAACTGCTTTTTTGAAGCTATCCACCTCTGTAATGTCCACCTCAGCGATAAAATTATTTAATGCCTGACGTGTTCCTGCTCTCATCAATGGGTGATCGTCAGCAATAAGAATCCTGATCATAATTGGGTCATCTTGTTGTTAGTGCGGAACAAATCTCAAAGTTTAATAAATACTCAGGTGTAGTAATTAAACTATAAGTATCGTGCAGGTACTCTCTTAATTTGATTCGTTTGCTACAATTCCCACCCTAGCAACGAGATAGTTTTGCAACCAGGCTGAAAGACAGACGATAAGAAAGTTTTCTGGAAAAGGCCATGATGCAAAACAAAAATAAGATTAATGATGAAACTGAATTTACATGCTAAACACGCGACCTGGTTGCTGCAGTGGTCATTGGCGTTTGCAACATTACTGTTATCGCAGCATAGCGACTCAATAGCCCAGGGCACCGGCTATATGTATGTCCATCTCAAAACGCTCAATGAAGCGCAGAGTCCGGATGTCTCCTTCTCTGTCAGCGGCCCTGCGGCAGTTGCGGGGTTTACCCTGAATGACATGCCCACACAGATTGAGATCGATGATATGGGTGCATCCCAAAATGGGCGTCTATGGGGTGTCGGAAGAGCAAACGGTACACTTTATTACCGGAACGCCGCTTCATCATTATGGATCCAGACATCTATTACAGATGTCAATCACGTTGACGGGGGGCCGGGAAACAGC
This Dyadobacter sp. UC 10 DNA region includes the following protein-coding sequences:
- a CDS encoding response regulator transcription factor codes for the protein MIRILIADDHPLMRAGTRQALNNFIAEVDITEVDSFKKAVHAADSVDFDLAILDISMPGGNSVKMVETFNKKKPGLPVLILSYYDEKLYALAFIKAGARGYITKDAPESEFKKAVEGILYHQRVYLSEELREESFRMFMRTGKGRTEFSGELSVREREIAQMFVSGMFVAEIAAVLNLHTSTVSTHRMRILRKMGVTNVIDLAKKFNMLNENE